The nucleotide window AACAAACTCCTTAACAAACCTAGACTAAATACCAGAGCCGCCTGTAAATATAAATATACGCTATGGTTGTTATAAAAAACCTACATAATTAGGGTTTTATATTAAATAGAAAACAAGATTTAAATAAAAAATTTGGTTTTTATAAAAAAGTTCTTGTAAAATAGAATAAAAATTATCTATAATAAATATGTGTGAGGGCGGTGAAGGCAAGATGCCACTGAGGGAAAAGAATTCCCATCGTCCTATTTTAACTTTGACTTTTTGTAGTAAATCGAAAGGCCCACATTTTTTTAAACAATACAAATTCTATTGCATAAAAACTAGCTAAAAATACAAAGGTAGATGCTAAGGTATTTTGAAAGAAAGGTAGTGCCATAATATAGCATTGTAATAAACCGTCTATGCTGATGGGATACAAATTACTAGTAAAAAAAACACCTAAATTGGATAGTAAAAAAAAGCCCACAGACGAGCTTAGGCCTAATACACTAATGTTTTTAATAGAGGTTTTCTGGTGTTTTAGATACCAATAAATACCAAAAGTTAATAAAAAATAGATAGGATAGATAATCCACATAAAGGAATAAAACCCCAAAAAGGCATCGCTAATAATTAAAGTTCCAAATAATAATTGCATTAAAGTTTTCGGTTTAAGATTTAAACTAGAAGACCAAATTAAAATAGCAATAATAGGACTAAAATTAGGAGGATGGGGAATTAGCCGAGTTATAGCAATAACCATAGTAAAAAACAAAAGCAAAAAAACAGGTAAATAGGTTTGAAAAGCAGATTTTAATGAAATTGTCATAACTAGCCTTTTTCTGATAAGTTACATTATGTTACATTAATAACTTAAAGGGCTTTGCCCTTTAGGTTATTAATATAACATAATGTAAGACTAGGGAAAGGTTTTAAATGAATGAGACTTGGGGAAGGTTTTAAATCAGATTAAGACTTGGGGAAGGTTTTAAATGAATGAGACTTGGGAAAGGTTTTAAATCAGATTAAGACTTGGGAAAGGTTTTATTAGGTCCATAGGGTTTCTTTTTTGTTAGTTATGGTGGTTGTGAATCTGCCAGTTATGAAGAAATAATCAGATAATCTGTTAAAGTAAATAAGTAAGGCATTGGGGATTTCTGAAGGGGCTTCTCTATGGTAACTAATTAAATTTCTTTCTATTTTTCTAGTTACTGTTCTGCAAATATTTAAATGAGCATTGGCGGTTGAGCTTCCTGGTAAAACAAACTTTCTTAAGGGTTCTAAAACTAGGTCGTATTGATCAATAGATTTCTCTAAACCTTGAATTTCTTTTTCTGTAATGGTTTTTAGCTTAAATTTTTCTCTTTTTTCTGAAGGGCAAGCCAGTATTGATCCTATTTCAAATAAGTGCACTTGTATTTGCCTTAACTCGATAATAAGTTCTTGTAGTAGTTTATCTTTTTTCTCTAAGTTGTTTTTTTTATTAATAGTATCTTCTTCCATCTGAGTTTCTGTTAAAATAGAGCAAATGCTTAAACCCAAAAAAGAATTTAAATAATCCACCTCTCCATAAAGTTGAATTCTTTTGTCATCTT belongs to Pseudobdellovibrionaceae bacterium and includes:
- a CDS encoding cob(I)yrinic acid a,c-diamide adenosyltransferase, giving the protein MSIKIYTKTGDKGLTSLVDCSSRVPKDDKRIQLYGEVDYLNSFLGLSICSILTETQMEEDTINKKNNLEKKDKLLQELIIELRQIQVHLFEIGSILACPSEKREKFKLKTITEKEIQGLEKSIDQYDLVLEPLRKFVLPGSSTANAHLNICRTVTRKIERNLISYHREAPSEIPNALLIYFNRLSDYFFITGRFTTTITNKKETLWT